Proteins from a genomic interval of Luteibacter pinisoli:
- a CDS encoding YadA-like family protein: MAALVFLTGGLAAQDARQTAPAPSPGATVAAEPAPAVVAATVAVPTKKKTSTATDDSTDDDETASTSTSTESTSATSGTSTLATFSSLGATVSTRAAFTSTPFLAAAAPASLSVQPMLIAPGDPRYPLPAEPNRAGLILGTGGLVGSVGGALSPTLTSLLNPNSNYLSSGALNLASVNVTGTFSSLGIGGLNLVNLTPLTTTINGTVLGQNNHLTLLGGVTSDSYITNINRGTDGFASNGLGGILLPGGSPAWSNDCASLLGIPLAHCWAVNPAQDNQVLVGDKATANGSQEVVIGRGASHTLPAEDANTVFPGSGRNDPNNPSGVPTNNYATRKGNSVVVGDSASGTANAQTIVGANATSNQVNSVVLGNGSVGDRAGAAGYVPFGLAAAQNSVGAVSVGGTGAERQITHVAAGSDNYDAVNVLQLKGATAQLSALSLLSVTYDADGNGLPTNSLTLRGAGVGTGSVGLHNLGAGSLAAGSLDAVNGTQLNTTNQAVAAYFGGTTTVSAAGVFTAPTFNAPAISSAGVVTPGTVNNASAAFTTLGTSVTNLNTRIDTLGTTGLAYLKVNSTGAASVATGVDAVALGAGAVASHGNSVALGAGSVTSVGAQTGYTAIGVAAPQTSLGEVAVGTRKITGLAAGSAPADAVNVAQLTGVNNSVTALGRLAVQYDADGSGNRTNHVTLGTVGTGTVGLGNLAAGTVTAGSADAINGAQLSRTNQAVAAYFGGGVVADATGTFTGPTFNTPLIDTAGNVSVGAAVNVAGAFTNVGTSLTSINTRINSLGTTGLPYLKINSTGAASSATGLDAIALGAGASATNANSIALGAGSVTSVGAQAGYTAIGVAGAQTSTGEIAVGTRKITGLAAGSAAGDAVNVAQLTGVSSSVGALGRLAVQYDNDGAGNPLGHVTLGGTGSPAVGLGNVAAGATTAGSLDAINGSQLFTSNASLAAMLGAGASFNGTVFRPPQYLLNAVNVGGSTSPVLATDVGAAFVSVDTSLGNLNARVNALNLGNTFLAVNSAGAPAVAGGAESVALGSGASAPNANSVALGAGSTTAVGARTGYTPYGLAGTRSSVGEVNVGNRTVAGVAAGVAANEAVNVEQLATVNAAVGGTLAAWSGGGAVYNPATGTVTAPTYSLVSVSASGTTPGTDYHSAADAFASLNGSLVNINNRLAAVGVGSAYVAVNSTGAGANAGGAESVAVGGGSVAAGNNSVALGSGASAPAANSVALGNGSVAATGAQVGYAAYGLAAPQTSSGEVNVGNRTLSGVAAGAADNDAVNVQQLRTVSGDVGSLGQIAVRYDDAGNGLPTNSITLTGAGTGRVGIHNMADGSLASASSDAVTGGQLNTAYTALASSLGGGAAFNGTAFVAPTYALSTVDASGTVGAATFTDAGSAAGSNNASILNVNARLSAIAASGTNYVKVNSTGAAASATGADSVAIGPGAVSSFDNSVAIGAGAATTVGAEASYTGYGLAAPQTSAGEVNLGNRKVTGVAAGTLDTDAANIEQLRAVSGDVGSIGRVAVRYDVDGAGNPLNRVSLVGDGLGGPVAMTNVAAGSTAAGSLDAVNGGQVAQANQAVASALGGGAGIDAVGHLVAPSYTLPTVAADGTAGVSTSGDVGTALASLGGSVNNVNTQVSNLYTTGSKYFQANSSGAAATVGAGDAVAIGPGASAIHANSVALGANSTTTVGARANYAAIGLVPTQNSLGEVNIGSRQLTGVAAGSQDADAVNVAQLRGVSQSVGQLGALSVRYDDAGDGTPLNSVTLAGAGGGPVAIHNLATGSISLTSTDAVNGGQIFATRAATAQVLGGGASVDPTTGALNAPTYAITQVAVDGSTSQSNQNTVGAAFTAADNSLSNLNTRVQGIYDTGVKYVRINSTGPQSSAAGADSVALGSSADASANNSVALGANSVAALGSQANYAAYGLATPQNSDGEVNVGNRQVTGVAAGSADHDAVNVSQLRAVDQAVRDTASGAVAYDTDAGGNRLAHVTLGGVGAGTAVGIGNLANGVLSAGSRDAVAGGQLYSAGVSVASLFGGGVVFDPLTATFTAPSFALRTVQADGTVTLPGSYGDAGTAMASLDTSIVNLNQRVSALGAGFISPYMDVDSTAAAAQATGSDSTAMGGAAEATGEGASAIGGSARALAVRALAMGNGSLATTDGAVAIGSNAVADRTGTGTEAFTGLAVPAQGVVSVGSSGNERQITNVAGGTEDTDAVNLRQLRAVSTQVGDLGASAVTYDDPTHRVATLNRNGVSVRMANLAAGAVAQASTDAINGGQMWAWTQDASNSYSNLALYNAVQALQAGGGGTGNNAALAVNNTNNAPAAVAAGNNTLATGVGSSASGTNSTALGNGAQATADNAVAVGSGSVADRANTVSVGATGAERQVTNVAAGTRDTDAANVSQVNAVRASSVQYATLADGSPDYSNLTVGAAGTPATIHNVSAGVATTDAANVGQLNQVADWSRSYTDAKVNAVSREIQQSTNRASAGVASAMAMAGLPQATTPGRNMAAVAGGTFRGESSIAVGISTVTDSGGWIYKASGTANSRGDAGFSVGAGMEW, translated from the coding sequence ATGGCGGCCCTTGTTTTCCTGACCGGCGGCCTGGCGGCCCAGGACGCCCGACAAACGGCCCCTGCGCCAAGCCCCGGCGCGACGGTGGCGGCCGAACCGGCCCCTGCTGTCGTCGCTGCCACGGTGGCGGTGCCGACGAAAAAGAAAACGAGCACCGCTACGGACGACAGCACGGACGACGACGAGACCGCGAGCACATCGACATCGACGGAATCGACGAGCGCGACGAGCGGCACCTCGACGCTGGCGACCTTCAGCTCGCTGGGCGCGACGGTATCGACGCGGGCCGCCTTTACGTCCACGCCCTTCCTGGCGGCCGCAGCACCGGCATCGCTGTCCGTGCAGCCCATGCTGATCGCCCCGGGCGATCCGCGCTATCCGCTGCCGGCCGAGCCCAACCGCGCCGGATTGATCCTTGGCACCGGCGGGCTGGTGGGCAGCGTGGGCGGGGCCCTGTCACCCACGCTCACTTCGCTGCTCAATCCGAACAGCAACTACCTGTCCAGCGGTGCGCTTAACCTTGCCAGCGTCAATGTCACCGGTACCTTCTCCAGTCTCGGCATTGGCGGGCTGAACCTGGTCAACCTGACGCCGCTGACGACCACCATCAACGGCACGGTGCTGGGCCAGAACAACCACCTCACCCTGCTCGGCGGCGTCACCTCCGACAGCTACATCACCAATATCAACCGCGGCACGGACGGCTTCGCCTCCAACGGCCTCGGCGGCATCCTGCTGCCGGGTGGCTCGCCAGCGTGGTCGAACGATTGCGCGTCGCTGCTCGGCATTCCGCTGGCGCATTGCTGGGCGGTGAATCCCGCGCAGGACAACCAGGTGCTGGTCGGCGACAAGGCCACGGCGAATGGTTCGCAGGAAGTGGTGATCGGTCGCGGTGCCAGCCACACGTTGCCGGCGGAAGATGCGAACACCGTGTTCCCGGGATCCGGTCGCAACGATCCGAACAATCCCTCGGGCGTGCCGACGAACAACTACGCCACGCGCAAAGGCAATTCGGTGGTGGTGGGCGATAGCGCCTCGGGCACGGCGAACGCGCAGACCATCGTCGGTGCGAATGCCACGTCGAACCAGGTGAACTCGGTGGTGCTGGGCAACGGGTCCGTGGGCGATCGCGCCGGTGCCGCCGGGTACGTGCCGTTCGGCCTCGCGGCCGCGCAGAATTCGGTCGGCGCGGTGTCCGTCGGTGGCACGGGCGCCGAGCGGCAGATCACCCACGTCGCCGCGGGCTCGGATAACTACGACGCCGTCAACGTCCTCCAGCTGAAGGGCGCCACGGCGCAGCTCAGCGCGCTGAGCCTGCTGTCCGTCACCTACGATGCGGACGGCAACGGCCTGCCGACCAACTCGCTGACGCTGCGTGGCGCGGGCGTGGGGACGGGTTCGGTGGGCCTGCACAATCTCGGCGCCGGTTCGCTGGCCGCCGGCAGCCTCGACGCGGTGAACGGTACGCAGCTGAACACCACGAACCAGGCCGTCGCTGCGTACTTCGGTGGCACCACGACGGTGAGCGCCGCCGGTGTCTTCACCGCGCCGACGTTCAATGCACCGGCGATCAGCAGCGCAGGCGTCGTCACGCCGGGCACCGTCAACAATGCGAGCGCGGCGTTCACCACGCTGGGCACGTCAGTGACCAACCTCAACACGCGCATCGATACGCTGGGTACGACGGGCCTGGCCTACCTCAAGGTGAACTCCACCGGCGCCGCCAGCGTCGCCACCGGCGTGGACGCCGTGGCGCTCGGTGCGGGCGCCGTGGCATCCCACGGCAACAGCGTGGCCCTGGGCGCGGGCTCGGTGACCAGCGTCGGTGCGCAGACAGGCTATACCGCTATCGGCGTGGCCGCGCCGCAGACGTCGTTGGGCGAAGTGGCCGTGGGCACGCGCAAGATCACAGGCCTGGCCGCTGGCAGCGCGCCGGCGGATGCCGTGAACGTGGCGCAGCTGACCGGCGTGAACAACAGTGTCACCGCGCTGGGCCGCCTCGCCGTGCAATACGACGCGGATGGCTCGGGCAACCGGACGAACCACGTCACCCTGGGTACGGTCGGGACGGGCACCGTGGGCCTGGGTAACCTCGCCGCGGGCACGGTCACGGCCGGCAGCGCCGATGCCATCAACGGCGCGCAGCTCAGCCGCACGAACCAGGCCGTGGCCGCGTACTTCGGCGGCGGCGTGGTGGCCGATGCCACCGGTACCTTCACCGGTCCCACCTTCAACACGCCGCTGATCGATACCGCCGGCAATGTCAGCGTCGGTGCCGCGGTGAATGTCGCCGGTGCCTTCACCAACGTGGGCACCTCGCTTACCAGCATCAACACAAGGATCAACTCGCTCGGCACCACGGGCCTGCCGTACCTCAAGATCAACTCGACAGGTGCCGCCAGCAGCGCGACGGGCCTCGATGCCATTGCCCTCGGTGCGGGCGCGTCCGCGACGAATGCCAACAGCATCGCGCTGGGCGCAGGCTCGGTAACGAGTGTCGGTGCACAGGCCGGCTACACCGCGATCGGCGTGGCCGGTGCGCAGACTTCTACCGGCGAAATCGCCGTGGGCACGCGCAAGATCACTGGGCTCGCCGCCGGCAGCGCCGCAGGCGATGCGGTGAACGTGGCGCAGCTGACGGGCGTGAGCAGCAGCGTGGGCGCCCTCGGCCGGCTGGCCGTGCAGTACGACAACGATGGTGCCGGCAATCCGCTCGGCCATGTCACCCTGGGCGGCACCGGCAGTCCTGCGGTGGGCCTCGGTAACGTCGCCGCGGGTGCCACGACCGCGGGCAGCCTGGATGCGATCAATGGCAGCCAGCTGTTCACCAGCAACGCGTCGCTGGCAGCGATGCTTGGCGCGGGTGCCAGCTTCAACGGCACGGTGTTCCGGCCGCCGCAGTACCTGCTCAACGCAGTGAACGTTGGTGGCAGCACCAGCCCGGTGCTGGCGACCGACGTCGGTGCCGCCTTCGTTTCCGTCGATACCTCACTCGGCAACCTCAACGCGCGCGTCAACGCGTTGAACCTCGGCAATACCTTCCTGGCGGTGAACTCCGCGGGCGCACCGGCGGTGGCCGGGGGCGCGGAAAGCGTGGCACTGGGCAGCGGCGCGTCGGCGCCCAACGCCAACAGCGTGGCCCTGGGGGCGGGATCGACCACGGCCGTGGGTGCGCGCACCGGCTACACGCCGTACGGCCTGGCGGGCACGCGCTCGTCGGTGGGCGAAGTGAACGTCGGCAATCGCACCGTGGCCGGCGTGGCCGCAGGCGTTGCGGCGAATGAAGCGGTTAACGTGGAGCAGCTCGCGACGGTGAACGCGGCCGTCGGCGGTACGCTGGCCGCCTGGTCGGGTGGCGGGGCGGTATACAACCCCGCCACCGGCACGGTCACGGCGCCCACGTATTCGCTGGTCAGCGTGAGCGCATCGGGCACCACGCCGGGCACCGACTACCACAGTGCGGCCGATGCCTTCGCCTCGCTCAACGGTTCGCTGGTGAACATCAACAATCGTCTCGCCGCGGTAGGCGTGGGCTCCGCGTACGTGGCGGTGAACTCCACCGGTGCGGGCGCCAATGCCGGCGGTGCCGAGTCGGTCGCGGTGGGCGGCGGCAGTGTCGCCGCTGGCAACAACTCGGTCGCGCTAGGCAGCGGGGCAAGCGCCCCGGCGGCCAACAGCGTCGCGCTGGGCAACGGCTCGGTGGCCGCCACGGGTGCCCAGGTGGGCTATGCCGCGTATGGCCTCGCCGCACCACAAACGTCCAGTGGCGAGGTCAACGTCGGCAACCGCACGCTGAGCGGCGTGGCCGCCGGCGCTGCCGACAACGACGCCGTGAACGTGCAGCAGCTGCGCACCGTCAGCGGCGACGTGGGCTCGCTCGGCCAGATCGCCGTGCGCTACGACGACGCGGGCAACGGCCTGCCGACCAACAGCATCACCCTTACCGGCGCGGGAACGGGCCGCGTGGGTATCCACAACATGGCAGACGGGTCGCTCGCCTCGGCCAGTTCGGACGCGGTGACGGGTGGCCAGCTCAACACGGCGTACACCGCGCTCGCGTCCAGCCTGGGCGGCGGCGCCGCGTTCAACGGCACGGCGTTTGTCGCGCCGACCTACGCCTTGAGTACGGTTGATGCGAGCGGCACCGTGGGTGCCGCGACGTTTACCGATGCCGGTTCGGCCGCGGGCTCGAACAACGCGTCGATCCTCAATGTGAATGCGCGGCTCAGTGCGATCGCCGCGAGCGGCACGAACTACGTCAAGGTGAATTCCACGGGCGCGGCGGCGAGCGCCACCGGCGCCGACAGCGTCGCGATCGGCCCAGGTGCCGTGTCGTCGTTCGACAACAGCGTGGCCATCGGTGCAGGCGCCGCGACCACCGTGGGTGCGGAAGCCAGCTACACCGGCTACGGCCTGGCCGCGCCGCAGACCTCGGCCGGCGAAGTGAACCTCGGCAACCGCAAAGTCACTGGCGTGGCCGCGGGCACGCTGGATACCGACGCCGCCAACATCGAGCAGTTGCGCGCGGTGTCGGGGGATGTCGGTTCCATCGGCCGCGTGGCCGTGCGTTACGACGTGGACGGTGCAGGCAACCCGCTGAATCGCGTCAGCCTCGTCGGTGACGGCCTGGGCGGCCCCGTGGCGATGACCAACGTGGCCGCGGGCAGCACGGCGGCCGGCAGCCTGGACGCGGTGAATGGCGGCCAGGTGGCGCAGGCCAATCAGGCGGTGGCCAGTGCGCTCGGTGGTGGCGCGGGCATCGACGCCGTAGGTCACCTCGTGGCGCCTTCCTACACGCTGCCGACCGTGGCGGCCGATGGCACGGCCGGCGTCTCGACCTCGGGTGATGTCGGCACGGCGCTGGCCAGCCTGGGTGGCTCGGTCAACAACGTGAATACGCAGGTGTCGAACCTCTACACCACCGGCTCGAAGTACTTCCAGGCGAATTCCTCCGGTGCGGCAGCGACGGTGGGGGCAGGGGATGCGGTAGCGATCGGCCCCGGTGCCAGCGCCATCCACGCCAACAGCGTGGCGCTGGGTGCGAACTCGACGACCACGGTAGGTGCGCGCGCGAACTATGCCGCGATCGGTCTCGTGCCCACGCAGAACTCGCTGGGTGAAGTGAACATCGGCTCGCGCCAACTCACCGGCGTCGCCGCCGGTAGCCAGGACGCGGACGCCGTCAACGTGGCGCAGCTGCGCGGTGTCAGCCAGAGCGTGGGCCAGCTGGGCGCGCTGTCCGTGCGCTACGACGACGCCGGTGACGGCACGCCGTTGAACAGCGTCACGCTGGCCGGCGCAGGCGGCGGCCCGGTGGCGATCCACAACCTCGCTACGGGAAGCATCTCGCTCACCAGCACGGATGCGGTGAACGGCGGACAGATCTTCGCCACGCGCGCTGCGACCGCGCAGGTACTCGGCGGTGGCGCGTCCGTGGATCCGACGACCGGTGCGCTCAACGCACCGACGTATGCGATCACCCAGGTGGCCGTGGATGGCAGCACCAGCCAGTCGAACCAGAACACCGTCGGCGCGGCATTTACGGCCGCCGATAACTCCCTCAGCAACCTCAACACGCGCGTGCAGGGCATCTACGACACGGGCGTGAAGTACGTCCGCATCAACTCCACGGGCCCGCAGAGTTCCGCCGCGGGCGCGGACAGCGTCGCCCTGGGCAGCAGCGCTGATGCGTCGGCCAATAACAGCGTGGCACTGGGCGCGAACTCGGTCGCCGCACTGGGCAGCCAGGCGAATTACGCGGCCTACGGCCTTGCCACGCCGCAGAACTCGGATGGCGAAGTGAACGTCGGCAATCGTCAGGTAACCGGGGTGGCCGCAGGTAGCGCGGACCACGACGCCGTAAACGTCTCGCAGCTGCGTGCCGTCGACCAGGCCGTGCGCGATACCGCCTCCGGCGCCGTCGCGTACGACACGGATGCGGGTGGCAATCGCCTCGCGCATGTCACGCTGGGCGGCGTCGGTGCCGGCACGGCCGTGGGCATCGGCAACCTTGCCAATGGCGTGCTCTCCGCCGGCAGCCGCGATGCGGTGGCTGGCGGACAGCTCTACAGCGCCGGCGTTTCCGTCGCCAGCCTGTTCGGTGGCGGCGTGGTTTTTGATCCGCTCACCGCCACGTTCACCGCGCCGAGCTTCGCGCTGCGCACGGTGCAGGCCGATGGCACGGTGACGTTGCCGGGCTCGTACGGCGATGCGGGCACGGCGATGGCCTCGCTCGATACCTCCATCGTCAACCTCAACCAGCGCGTTTCGGCGCTGGGCGCCGGCTTCATCAGCCCGTACATGGATGTGGACTCCACCGCGGCGGCCGCGCAGGCTACGGGCAGCGATTCAACCGCGATGGGTGGGGCCGCCGAGGCCACCGGTGAGGGTGCCTCGGCGATTGGCGGCAGCGCGCGTGCGCTGGCCGTGCGTGCGCTTGCCATGGGTAACGGCAGCCTGGCCACCACGGACGGCGCCGTCGCCATCGGTTCGAATGCGGTGGCCGATCGCACCGGCACGGGCACCGAAGCGTTCACCGGCCTGGCCGTGCCCGCGCAGGGCGTGGTCTCGGTGGGCAGCAGCGGCAACGAGCGGCAGATCACCAACGTCGCTGGTGGCACGGAAGACACCGATGCCGTGAACCTCCGCCAGCTGCGTGCCGTGAGCACCCAGGTTGGTGATCTTGGCGCGTCCGCGGTGACCTACGATGACCCGACCCATCGCGTGGCCACGCTCAATCGCAATGGCGTCTCGGTGCGCATGGCCAACCTGGCCGCGGGCGCGGTGGCGCAGGCGAGCACGGACGCGATCAACGGCGGCCAGATGTGGGCCTGGACGCAGGACGCCAGCAACAGCTACAGCAATCTCGCGCTGTACAACGCCGTGCAGGCGTTGCAGGCCGGTGGTGGCGGCACGGGTAACAACGCGGCGCTGGCGGTGAACAACACCAACAACGCCCCGGCGGCCGTGGCCGCGGGCAATAACACCCTGGCCACGGGCGTGGGTTCCTCGGCGAGTGGCACCAACAGCACGGCGCTCGGCAACGGGGCCCAGGCGACCGCCGACAACGCGGTGGCGGTGGGCAGCGGGTCGGTGGCCGATCGCGCCAACACGGTATCGGTGGGCGCGACGGGCGCGGAACGCCAGGTCACCAACGTCGCCGCGGGTACGCGGGATACCGACGCGGCCAACGTGAGCCAGGTGAACGCGGTGCGCGCGTCCAGCGTGCAGTACGCCACGCTGGCCGATGGCAGCCCGGACTACAGCAACCTCACCGTGGGCGCTGCGGGCACCCCGGCGACGATCCACAACGTGTCGGCGGGCGTCGCGACGACCGATGCGGCCAACGTGGGACAGCTGAACCAGGTGGCCGACTGGTCGCGCAGTTACACGGACGCCAAGGTCAACGCGGTAAGCCGGGAGATCCAGCAGAGCACCAACCGGGCAAGCGCGGGCGTCGCCTCGGCGATGGCGATGGCCGGTTTGCCGCAGGCCACGACGCCGGGCCGCAACATGGCGGCGGTGGCGGGTGGCACCTTCCGGGGTGAGTCCAGCATCGCCGTCGGCATCTCCACGGTGACCGACAGCGGAGGCTGGATCTACAAGGCCAGCGGCACCGCCAATTCGCGTGGTGACGCGGGCTTCAGCGTGGGGGCTGGCATGGAATGGTAA
- a CDS encoding helix-turn-helix domain-containing protein yields MTRPMDVQGLEDFDLVTLGAALGICEVDLLTLSPARPRAALASRTHDGVTYLTAHLDFDVRGALTVPDDSCMLIYMHEAGERSWCQGVGVESEMAVTLLRGTPTDFMFERGTRFTLVVAPYARFRSRFMASDHADVDMAAQRLRLFAVNSEPLKRAWRQIRDRVRAGEDDGFAPIEDLLDEHIRMALSSSSEDRPVASRGRRAHYQVMRRAERFMRANLRRDIYSQELCQAAGASERGLRYAFDDLLGIPPNRYLAMLRLCTAHRSLVTAEAGRRSVKSVALSCGMWDLSRFAEKYRSVFGEQPRETLTRSVPDDLLVEEMDDM; encoded by the coding sequence ATGACGCGCCCCATGGACGTACAAGGTCTAGAGGACTTTGACCTCGTGACGCTCGGTGCCGCGCTCGGCATCTGTGAGGTCGATCTGCTGACGCTGAGCCCCGCGCGACCGCGCGCCGCGCTCGCGTCCCGCACGCACGATGGGGTGACGTACCTCACGGCGCATCTGGACTTCGATGTGCGCGGTGCGCTCACGGTGCCTGATGACTCCTGCATGCTCATCTACATGCACGAAGCCGGTGAACGCAGCTGGTGCCAGGGCGTCGGTGTCGAGTCGGAAATGGCGGTGACGCTCCTGCGTGGCACGCCCACCGACTTCATGTTCGAACGCGGTACGCGGTTCACCCTCGTGGTGGCACCGTATGCGCGGTTCCGATCGCGTTTCATGGCGTCCGACCATGCGGATGTGGACATGGCCGCCCAGCGGCTACGCCTGTTTGCCGTGAACTCCGAACCGCTCAAACGTGCGTGGCGGCAGATCCGCGACCGCGTGCGTGCCGGTGAGGACGACGGCTTCGCACCGATCGAAGACCTGCTCGACGAACACATCCGGATGGCGCTGTCGTCGTCGTCCGAAGACCGTCCGGTGGCCTCGCGTGGCCGTCGTGCGCACTACCAGGTCATGCGTCGGGCGGAGCGCTTCATGCGCGCCAACCTGCGTCGCGATATCTATTCGCAGGAGCTCTGCCAGGCGGCAGGCGCCAGCGAACGCGGCCTGCGCTATGCGTTCGACGATCTGCTGGGGATCCCGCCCAACCGCTACCTGGCCATGCTTCGCCTGTGCACGGCCCATCGCAGCCTCGTTACCGCGGAAGCGGGCCGTCGCTCGGTGAAGTCGGTGGCACTGAGTTGCGGCATGTGGGACCTGTCGCGTTTTGCCGAAAAGTACCGCAGCGTGTTCGGGGAGCAGCCGCGCGAAACCCTGACCCGCAGCGTGCCGGATGACCTTCTCGTCGAAGAAATGGACGACATGTGA
- a CDS encoding Hsp70 family protein: MRIGIDFGTSYSAAAAVVDGELQLVRFGEERQFRTAVFFPEVVPDFDDFVLTPVLEAQVDTIVRATRSDERRTGRTARSDRDVRRDAIRVVRRQWMEERMREAASSSVASFQDALFGEAAVEAYLEEGTGNLIESPKSMFGYKLDPRVRKTIVSIAAHILEHVRLVATRQFGVPVREAVIGRPVEFRSSMGPAGGEQALGILREAAGIAGFDAVSFLEEPAAAAMHYHLSLPERQRALIVDIGGGTTDVAYAELGAGETPVMHRSWGLPRGGTDLDVGMSLHSLMPLFGKDISGVPVHHFVEAASVHNLPKQREFRKQDYRQVDEPFASRLRALQGTGATTRLNQQAERMKIELSGADQAAAVLDFIEPGLASHAAGSDFRVASEDFLDRMARLLDEARGNIADAPASIFLTGGTSRSPQVRDRVAASFPGIPVVHGDPSLGVVSGLAQAALLPDSSNVSGAA, encoded by the coding sequence ATGCGCATCGGCATCGACTTCGGTACCAGCTACTCCGCCGCCGCGGCCGTGGTGGACGGCGAGCTGCAACTGGTGCGCTTCGGCGAGGAGCGCCAGTTCCGCACGGCGGTGTTCTTCCCCGAGGTGGTGCCGGACTTCGACGACTTCGTGCTCACCCCGGTGCTGGAGGCGCAGGTCGACACGATCGTTCGCGCGACCCGGTCGGACGAGCGCCGCACCGGCCGCACGGCCCGTTCCGACCGCGACGTGCGACGTGACGCCATCCGCGTCGTGCGCCGGCAGTGGATGGAAGAGCGCATGCGCGAGGCCGCGTCATCGTCGGTGGCGAGCTTCCAGGACGCGCTGTTCGGCGAGGCGGCCGTGGAGGCCTATCTGGAAGAGGGCACCGGCAACCTCATCGAATCGCCCAAGTCGATGTTTGGCTACAAGCTGGATCCGCGGGTGCGCAAGACCATCGTCAGCATCGCCGCCCACATCCTGGAGCACGTGCGCCTCGTCGCCACGCGCCAGTTCGGCGTGCCGGTGCGCGAGGCCGTGATTGGCCGCCCGGTGGAGTTCCGCAGCTCGATGGGCCCGGCCGGCGGCGAGCAGGCGCTGGGGATCCTGCGCGAGGCGGCCGGGATCGCCGGTTTCGATGCCGTCTCGTTCCTCGAGGAGCCAGCGGCTGCCGCCATGCACTACCACCTGTCGCTGCCCGAGCGGCAGCGCGCGCTCATCGTGGATATCGGCGGCGGTACTACCGACGTCGCTTACGCCGAACTGGGCGCCGGCGAGACGCCGGTGATGCACCGCAGCTGGGGCCTGCCGCGCGGTGGTACCGACCTCGACGTGGGCATGAGTCTGCATAGCCTCATGCCGCTGTTTGGCAAGGATATTTCCGGCGTGCCCGTGCACCATTTCGTGGAAGCGGCCAGCGTGCACAACCTGCCCAAGCAGCGCGAGTTCCGTAAGCAGGACTACCGGCAGGTGGACGAGCCGTTCGCCTCGCGCCTGCGTGCCCTGCAGGGCACCGGCGCCACCACGCGCCTGAACCAGCAGGCCGAGCGCATGAAGATCGAGCTCTCCGGCGCTGACCAGGCGGCCGCCGTGCTGGACTTCATCGAGCCTGGCCTGGCCAGCCATGCCGCGGGCAGCGATTTCCGGGTGGCGTCGGAGGATTTCCTCGACCGCATGGCCCGTTTGCTGGACGAGGCGCGCGGGAACATCGCCGACGCACCGGCCAGCATTTTCCTGACGGGCGGCACCTCCCGATCCCCGCAGGTTCGTGATCGCGTGGCGGCCAGCTTCCCGGGTATCCCGGTGGTCCACGGTGATCCGTCCCTCGGCGTGGTCTCGGGCCTGGCTCAGGCGGCACTTTTGCCAGATTCATCAAATGTTTCTGGCGCCGCGTAA